CAACGAATCAACTATGGAAAAGAGTCTATCTTTTTTAGCAAAGGAGTTCCTGAAAGTGTCCACATTGATATTAAAGGAGTGCTTCAAGTTCCAAATGAAACTTTAAATGATCTTGGCATGCCTTCTGATGTGGGATCTTCAAAAAACAGAGCTTTCAAATTTTTGAAAGATAGATTGTGGAGCAAAATTCAGGGATGTATTGAGAAAACTCTATCTACTGCAGGCAAGGAGGTATTGGTTAAATTTGTGGCGCAAGCTATACCTGTTTTCTCTATGACTTGCTTCAAACTTCCCAGGGGGCTTTGTGAACACCTTAACATGCTCATAAGGAAGTTTTGGTGGGGCAGTAAGGATGGTGATCGGAAACCTAGCTGGGCATCGTGGAAGTCTATGACACAACCAAAAGCTACGGGCGAACTTGGTTTCGAGGATTTTGAGCCGTTTAACCTTGCGATGCTTGCAAAGCAGGGATGGAGGATTTTACAACAACTAGATTCTCTGAGTGCTCGTATACTTAAGAGTGTTTACTCCCAACGTCAACGATATTGCATGCTCGGGTTGGTTCCCACCCAAGCCAAATTTGGAGATCTATAATGGAAGGACTGGAAGTATTGAGACTTGGACTTATTAAGCATATTGGTAGTGGGAACTCTACTAATGTCTGGCTGGACAATTGGATACCTAGAGATGAAATGCTTCGATCCTACGACAGTAAAGTTGCGAACCCACCAAGGCCAGCGCCAGATTATTTTGATCTTGCAATGGCCTCTTGGGACAAGCAGATGATCGAGCATACATTCATGCTGATGGGCATTCCAGCTATCTTGGTGATTCCCGTATGCACTCGCAATTTTGATGACTATTGGGCTTGGCATTTTGAACGAAAGGGAAGCTTCTCGAACCGGTAGGAGGCTTGGCTAGAGCGTGCCACAGGACCTTCAAGCTCACGCAATGAGGAgaaatcatggaagcttctctggaGTACTCATGATCCAGCTAAGATTAGAATGTTTTTCTCACGCCTTGTAAAACAGTCTCTACCCACTGAAGATGTGAGAGCACCACCGCAATATGTCCACCACAAGCTCTTATGGTTTGTGTGGCTCACAAGATTCGCGGAGACACTCGCTTCTCGAGTGTTCATCGTCAAGATGCATCTAGGCCTTGGAAGAGGGAGATATCATGGATCAGATGATTACGAGAATGGAACCAAATGCAAAATAGTGGATTTTTGCACTCATGGCTGGCCGGGCCTCACCACAAGTTTATTCGCATGGCGGTCTGCCTTTGGGCTATATGGACATCGAGGCGGAAATTTACCATGAAGCGATTTCACAGAGTCCACAAGCTACGCACCTATTTGTGAACATGTTCATCAGGGAGCTTGAGTTGATTCATATATAGCCTCAGCTGATTTAACtgagagcccccccccccccgccagcTGGAGTATCACATGCAAGACCCTTGGCTCACACCTGTGGGACATGCAAAAATTCACGTCGATGGCGCTGTACTCCGAGACTGCGGTGGATTTGCTATTGCAGTTTGTCAGGACGATGCCGACAATTACTCGGGTAGCTCAGCTTTGGTAATAGCGGGACTAGTGGTCCCAACCACATTGGAAGCAGTCGCGTGACGAGAGGGCCTTGCATTGCCAGAAGATCTCCTTCTAAGCAACTTCATCATCTCATTCGATTGCAAGCAGGTGGTCAGTGACATAAAAAAGGTAGCCAGGGCCCTATGGTTCGGTGATTACAGAAATCAAACTTCGAGCTTCTAGTTttagttgtaattttatttttgaaaATCGCACTGTTAATGATGAGGCTCATAGTCTAGCTAAGCATTCGTATAATCTTGGTCCAAAGCGTCACATTTGGTTGGCCAATCCTGATGATGTATTCCATTCCATGTGGATTATGATCAATAAAGCTTAGCTTTGTCTAACAAAAAGCTCCCGTTTGCCAGCGCCTCACCGCGCCTGTGTGCTAGAATGTGAGGAGCACTGATTACTTCTAATGGGctcagggcctgtttggttccaataagtcatctgacttataagtcaggtgacttaaaaccagtgacttataagtcatgtctgtttggttgtcacctgacttataagtcacctgaccacACCTTTACACCTTGTTTTTTATGTAAAGATGGTGGGACCCACGTAAAagagggtgacttataagttttaagttggggtggagcaacttatgacttataagttaggGTGACTTATAAATTGAGTCTGTTTGACGAAATAAgtcactttttttatttttcgacttataagttggtgacttatttgaaacCAAACAGATCCTCGTTGGCGTGGTTCTGGATTTGTGAACCCCGCAATTTCGTCCGCAATTACGCGTCGGGCAGTGTTCACACGTGGCAAGGCTATTGTCCCTGGAGTAGAATTGTTTTTGCACGTAGACCATCCAGCGAGAAGGAGAAAGAAACAGAGGGAAGAAGCTAATTAAACAAGTACCATAAGCCACATGCTTCGATGCTCTAGTAGTACGGCACCAAAAGACCAATCAACCAGGCACCACCAGTGACTGAACCTGCCCGTGGAAATGGGATGGGTtcactcccatacttgtgccaatgTGCTTCTCTCCAACCGCTGCGTCTGCTGCAAAATCTAGTTTGTTGCTCCTTTTATTCTGGTTTTGTTGCTCTTCTTTTCTCTCTCTTCGTCTTCACGCAACTCTGCAATGGAGCTCCGAAATAACGTCGTCAtgaggaaagaaaaaaaaactgcctTTTTCTTTGAAAACACGTAATTCTATATGTCATTTTCAAGAAACCTCGAAGTCTCCAAAACCtaggttttttgttttgtttttgtggcAGCAAGTAAAACTTTCCATAATACGTCACCCAAGCTCTAGTTGTTTTCGCGACCTCATTGCACACGTCATAACATACTGTGGGTGTACATAGCTATCGGAGTGGCTTAATTTTGCAATTAACAAGACATAATCATTAGTGACACTAACCCCACTCACTTATAAAGAATGATTTAAAAAGGAAAAGAAGGAAATACATGTAATAAATATTAAAACAATATATAATCAGCAGTTAGATCATGTTACACTCTCTCTCCTCTGCAACAACCGCGGTGGCAAAGCGGATTTGATGATGGGCGCAACATCGACAGAAAACATAACACACTCCAAGACGTCGATACTAACGCAACTGTGACGTCGTCATTCTAAATGTCGATATTGACGCAACCGTGATGTCGTCATTCTAGACGTCGGTAACCGAAGCAACTGTGATGTCACCATTCTAGACGTCGATACTGACGCAACTGTGATGTCGTCATTCTAGACGTTGATACTGATGCAACTGTGATTTCGTCATTCTAGACATCGGTAACTGAAGCAACAGTGATGTCGTCATTCTAGACGTCGGTAACTGAAGCAACTGTGATCTCGCCATTCTAGACGTCGATACTGACGCAACTGTGTTGTTGTCACTCTAGATGTCGATACTCACGCAATTGTGATGTCGTCATTCTAGACGTCGGTAACCGACACAACTGTGATGTTGTCATTCTTTCCTACGTGGTGTTGACAGTCGGGCCTGCAACCACCACTTAATAACCATACCGATGCTGCCCCACCGCCATGCCTACTCCCTTATATACCTCTCCACGCTAGGGTTTTTGTGGCACAAAAGCCCTAAAATTTAGGGTTTGGTGATATGTGCTTGATAAGAGTTGACAAAATAGGAAATGAACTGTAAATTATCAAAACCATTTTTTAGCGTCAAAGATCGTCGATACATGATGACTGCGATGTATAGTTTTACGCTGTGATAAATCCTTTAGAATATCTAGATCTTTGGGAGTAGTGATAGCCGATGACTGGGATGATCGAGCATTGTGGTCGTGAAGCGAATGGCGCCGGACATGAGCTAGCTCGACATTTGCTTTATGAACAAAACTACTTTCAAGTTATGGCATGATCAGCTTCCGACTCCCTTGTTCGTACCATTGTAAAAGACCCTGTTATAATTGAGTAAAGTCCCCGCTCAAAGAGATGCAACAGAAAATAATTGAGTAAAGTCGCCCAAAGTTAAAAAGAAAACACTAGTAGTATAAGCGCACGTGCACTGATGCTTGCAACGGTACAGTCCGGAAAGCCACGATGATCCAGGGCGAACCTGCCCTTGAAGACGGGCAAGGTTCATTTCGATCTATGATCATCCAAATGTACAACAGGACATCGTAGCACCTGACATCTCCTCTCGACATTTTTGCTCCGTTTTCATCTTGTCTTGAACGGCAACACGAGGGTGAAGCGCGTGCTCTGGATGTCGTTTTGAGAGCTGAGGCACCACCAGGACGAACCAGCGTGCAAAACACCATCGCCGTGCATGAAAAATCCTGGCGCCGCCGTGCCACCCAGCGTGCCACCTCATCGCCGACGTCATGAGACGGTGGTGGGGGTACGAGAACCATCGGCGAAGCTTAATTCCAGCAATTAACAAGCCATAATAATTAGGGCCAGCGCCCCCACCACCGAGGAAAAACTAAAAAGGAAAGCGGGGGAAGGATTAGTAAATCACCAGCTGTCCAAATCACCCCGCAGCCCCGGCCCAGCTCACTCGCGGAGGGAGGAGCGGATTGGATGACGCgcgcagcagcagcggcagcagcatcgCGCACTTCAAGGCGTCGTCGCTGCTGACGCGCGGGCCCCGCCCCCACCGCTTTATAACCGCGCCGACGCCGCCCCCATCCCACGCCCCACACTCCCCTCCGTTCCGGACTCTCAAGCAGCAGCGGCGGACGGCGGCCCGCGCGTCTCCGTCTCGCGGCGGCGAATCCCACCTGCAAATAGACAGAATCGGACAGGTTCTCGCTAGGTGGGCGCGGCGAGGTGGGTTGGGCGGGGGTTCGATGGCGACACCGTGTCGGATTCCCGCAATTCGCGCTGGATTAACGTTGGTGCGGATTTTTTCTGTGTCTCAGGTTTCTGTTCGGCGGGCTGGGCGTGATGGCGGTCGCGTCGCGCCTGGCGGTGGCGCGGGTGGTCCAGCCGGACGGGGGCGCGGCGAGCGGGAGGAGGGGGCGGCAGGGGTTCGCGGTGGTAGGGCTCCCCGCggccgccaggagggggaggcggcgcggcggggcCGTTGCGGCCAGCCCCCCGACGGAGGAGGCGGCCAAGTTGACGGAGCCGCTCACCAAGGAGGACCTCGTCGCCTACCTCGCGTCCGGCTGCAAGCCCAAGGAGAACTGGAGGTGAGAAGCTGGTGCTGCTACTTACTGTTGGAGGTGGAACGTAGTTCTATGGCTGGAGCAGCCGATTCTTACTGCCCAGCTTACTGTTTAGCTCTGCAATTGGGGATTTAGTATTTACTGTTCAGTCGCCCCTAGAGTGGCGGAGTTTTTTCACATGAATCAGTGCCTTGTAGTGACGAACTGGGTGATGTTTGCCAGTAGTTAGCACTTGTAGTTGTAGGAATAAGAGGGTGGATGCGTTGAAGTGACTTTACTTGTGCCTAGTTAGCAAACGAAGCTCTGCGTTGTTCACGGAAGGGGGCACATGGTATTGGTTAGCATAGTTATACTAGGCTAGGAACTAATTTGGGGATACATTGTGTCATGCTGTTGCCGAATGGCGCGGCTCGTCCATTCATATAATGCTGGAAGTAGTAAAATTGCAATATGTACACAAAACTGATATAGTACTTGTTAATATGCTATACGTGGAAAAAGTAAGCTTACAAATGATTGTCCTAAATGACAGAAAAAGTCTCTCTAAGATTAGATATGCTATACTTAATGGGGCGTGCTACGTGTCCACCAACTGATCTTTTCAAAAGATTGGCCGGGTTGCTAGCCGCCAGATCTGGCGTCATCAAGCCGTTGACGGGCATCCTAACTTTTGCAACATAGATTATGTTGCAGTTTTTTTTGCAACAGAGATCATGTCGCGGAAACGTCTGTAGATTTTTTTTGCAACACAATTTATGTTACATAATATTTTTTGCAACAGAGATAATGTTGCGGAAACGTTTGTAGAGTCTTTTTTGCCACAAAGGTCATATTGCAGAATTTTTGCAACAGAGATCATGTTGCGGAAACGTCTGTAGATTTCTTTTTGCAACAGAGGTCATGTTGTAGATTTTCAACAGAAAGCATGTTACAGAAGACGAACGAGGAAAAAAAAGGGAAACGAGCGGCTCTCAGTCGTTAGCGATTAAGATAAGAAAGAAAAAGGATGAACGGTGATAGGGCCCACATGGGACGCATGGTGTGCATCTGAGGTGGCAACGATGCACTGTAAATTGGCCGGTTGACGGGAATCTTTTCGCATACTTAATACATCTTGTTAATGTAGTGTGCTCATTTTTTTCGATCAATAAAATTTATTGGagatgaaggggagccttggcgcagtggtaaagctgctgccttgtgaccaagaggtcacgggttcaagtcctggaaacagcctcttacagaaatgtagggaaaggctgcgtactatagacccaaagtggtcggacccttccccggaccctgcgcaagcgggagctacatgcaccgggctgccctttaatAAAATTTATTGGAGATGAAGATCGTTCTGGTGCCTGTGTTCAAATTATTTCAGATTTGACAATATATttttgtttttcttgaagttctatTCCTGTATAATTCCTACCGAGTATTTCAGTTAGTTATTTGGTCCATTCCGTGAGTAAATTTTTTGTTGTACAGAATTGGCACAGAGCATGAAAAGTTTGGTTTTGATGTCGAAACGTTGCGCCCTATAACGTATGATCAGATCAGTGCTATACTCAATGGGCTGTCTGAGAGATTTGAATGGGACAAGATAATGGAAGAAAACCATGTTATTGGTCTCAAGCAGGTACTATGCCTGGAAAGAAATATGATATATATGGTTTTCACTCAATAGTGTTTTTTGTGACAACTTATTTATATGGACGCAGGGAAAGCAAAACATTTCACTAGAACCTGGTGGCCAGTTTGAACTTAGTGGCGCTCCCCTCGAAACATTACATCAAACTTGTGCGGAGGTCAATTCACATCTTTATCAGGTAAATATCTATTAGTGAGCAAACTGTTGCATGTATAAGTATTCACTTTTTACAGAAATTTATGAAATGTAACTTTGCGGGATTTTCACCTGTGACATATCATAATGTCATATTTAGTTCCCACCAGAAAATTCTTTTTAATCAGATTATCCTATTTCATATCCCAAAATTGTACAAAGTCCATGCCGTGAAATGTATATTCGCATCCCAACAAACCGTGTCAATTATATTGAGAACTAAACAGCCACCAATATCTAGTTTCTTCTGGAAGTTTGTATCATCTTATGCATGCATCTGTAAGACCTCCAAACCTTACTGGGCACGGAGTTAGTTTCCATTAGACTGTGTGGGTTCATGAAAAACAAATTGAACTGTCTCATGGTTCTGTTTGCACATTCGCCTTCTAGGTTTTACTTGCTGAAAGTTAATTGTACTATGATGTATGTATTTTTGGTGGAGAAGGTCTATACTGTTCTATGCTATGATTTAATCTTCTGCCGGTTTTGTAGGTCAAAGCAGTTGGAGAGGAATTGGGAGTAGGATTTCTTGGAATGGGTTTTCAGCCAAAATGGGCCCTGACTGATATACCAATAATGCCCAAGGTAATTCTGTCCTTAAACCTCATAAATGTAGGTTTTGAAGTTTGTGCTGTTGCTAGACTGTTAAAGGGcttttttacttttttatttatATCCCAGTCTAGTTAATTTCCGAGAAATGAAGTTGCAAATCTAAGAACGTACTTATGGTTTGCACATTAGTAGTTTATTAGTACAACATAGTTCCATGGGGCTGATATCGAAATGCTGGCTTTTGATGCACCCATTCTTGCTTGGTACACCATTAAGCAAAATCCTCCACTGCAACTGTATCGAGCACTTGGCAGTTAACACAAAATGATCGATAACCCACACTGTAGTCTTCTTCCATGCACAACCTCACTTGTAATTTAGGCATATTTGCCCTAGGCAACATAATTATACTGTTACTGGTTCCTGTGAAGTCTGATCATACAATTTGCTACTCTGTAGGGAAGGTATGAAATTATGAGGAATTACATGCCTAAAGTTGGTACTCTTGGCCTTGATATGATGTTCCGCACGTGCACTGTACAGGTAACTGTCATTTTTAGTGTTGTGTTCATGGGCCGTTTTGACAACTCACAGCCCTTTATTTCATTTGATATCAAACAGGCTAGTATACAATATTCATGTGTTCACTAAACAAGTTCAATTAAGAGTTCACTATTCTGGCATGCAGGTTAATCTCGATTTCAGTTCAGAGCTAGATATGATAAGAAAATTCCGTGCTAGCCTTGCATTGCAGCCTGTGGGTATCTGTATTATCTTCCATTCTTCCTGACAGTTTACTTTGCTGCTGTTGCACTAACCTGACTTGCTTGTTTAACAGATCGCGACAGCAATATTCGCAAATTCTCCCTTTAAAGAAGGAAAACCAAATGGGTTTCTCAGTTTAAGAAGGTGTTTACTTCATTGCTTTCAGAACTTAATGTGCTGTTCTGTTGTATGGAGCTGCTAACACATTATCATCATCTGCAGCCATATATGGACTGATACTGATAACAACCGCTCGGGGAtgcttccttttgtttttgatgacacATTTGGGTATGCATTAATGCAAACTTCTCCTTGTTCGCCATCCAGAATGCCAGCTATTTGATTGATGGCGTCATTTTGGTCAACAACAATTCCTAcataaaatgaggctttcagtttaAACGAGTTCTAATTATAATTTGTTCTTGGTTGCAGATTTGAGCAATATGTGGACTATGCATTGGACGTCCCAATGTATTTTGTATACCGGAACAAGACTTACATTGACTGTACTGGAATGTCATTTCGGGTCTCTTCCTGTCTCTAATATCTTAGTACTTCTGCAGTTATATGCTGTAAACTTTGTAAATGTTACTCCCTCATCCAAAATAAGTGTTGCAGCTTTGAACTAACCTTAGTTCAAAGCTACGACACtttttttggatcggagggagtatcttattTTGAAGCTTTTGGCTACATGACTTTAGCTGTTGGAAATTTATAGAACTCTTATTTGGCTTGTGTGTATTTTGCAGGATTTCATGGCAGGAAAGCTCCCGCAGGTTCCAGGGGAGTTGCCCACTTTGAACGATTGGGAGAACCATCTAACAACAATTTTTCCTGAGGTTTACCTTTGATTTGGTTGGCATGGTGACATATTAATTGGTGTTGTTTCACTTCAACAATCAGTTGTTCTTTTTTATTCTCCTTGCAGGTTAGGTTGAAGAGATACATGGAGATGAGAGGTGCTGATGGTGGACCTTGGAGGAGATTGTGTGCTTTGCCTGCATTTTGGGTTTGTTTGCTGACTCTTCCTGCATTTGTTATGTATATCTACAGAGTCTCATTTACAGCACAGACATGGGCAGTATGTTCATTGTTACTGtactaattagtactccctccttttTCAAATTATAAGGCATATTTTGACAGTCCAAATTCGTGCTTTGACCAACAATTAGTTTTAATGATATGTGGTTTATGTTACATTAAATAGACAACATGATTGGATCCATCATATTCAAAAGCACATCTTATGACTGATCTTGTAACCATAACTAAATATTATACGAGATTACAGTCAAAATACGCCTTATATTTTGAAATGGAACAAGTAACTTCCATTTCGTTGCAAAACTCAGAATCAGCTTTGCATCTGATTTGTCCTTCTCTGCAGGTTGGGTTGTTGTATGACGACGAATCATTACAGAGCATTATTGACATGACTTCTGACTGGAcaaaggaagaaagagagatgttgAGACGGAAGGTATCTCAAGATATTTCTGCTCTTTATCCTTAGTGGTAGAAACTGTTGTCGTTTGGAAACATCAATTAGAAGACTAGAATTTGCACTAGCAGATTTGAGAGGCATAAATTTCTACTTGAATTGTGAGTGATCGTGTGTTTTATTTGATCAGGTGCCAGTAACTGGTTTGAAGACGCCATTCCGGGATGGGTATGTAAGAGATTTAGCTGAAGATGTTCTCCAGTTAGCTAAGGTAACTCCCTATTTTCTGGCTACTAATCCTTTCCCATAAGTCTACAAACATGCTGCTTGTGATAACGATCCTATTGTGGTGGTGCAGAATGGATTAGAAAGAAGAGGATACAAGGAGGTTGGTTTCCTGAGAGAAGTCGACGAAGTTGTTAGAACAGGTGATGCTTTCAGGACACTTTTATTCACTTGATCAAGATAAATACTCTAGAtgatcaaaattcttgtcttagattcgtctagatacggaagtatctaatactaaaacgtgacttgatatatccatatttagacaaatctaagacaagaattttgggacggagggagtactagctttGCGATGGCGGGCTGTGAACTGCGCCTTCTCCAGATGATAATTCTCAATCTACTCTTGTGCAGGAGTGACACCTGCCGAGAAGCTTCTGAATCTATACGAGACGAAGTGGCAGCGCAGCGTGGACCCTGTGTTCGAGGAGTTGTTATATTGATATGCTGATATCATATATAACTTCGGTGGAAGCTGGACAAGGTGGACAGGGTCTTCAGATTGTATCCCCATACAAAATCCCGTCCCCAATTCTACAAGCCACCTGACCAGGGAAGCCTACTCTCTGGTCTCGCGGCTGCGAATAATTTTGAGCTCGGAACACTCTGTTTGTGGCTTGCCGCCTTTCTTTCTTTGGCTGTGTGGACCTTTTACAGCTTCTGATTTTTCTCGCATCTCCAGGGAGCCGGAACAAGCACCTGTTTGTACCGATCCCTTTTTCATCTTTTCCTGATGAACGGCTTGTATTCCGAATAAATCCATCTCGCGTGATGATGGAAGGAACCTGATTTCCAGAAATAATAATTCAGAGTGTTTGAGACGTATGCTCGGGTTAAAGCACTTCAAAAGTGTAAAGTGGTTTGTGTGGCCGTGTTTCTTTCAAAGAGTTAGTTCCGTGCATGCCATTGACGACCGGCTATGCACACTGTGCAGTCATCCAATGCGTAACGGTTGTTAAGCAGAAAGTAGTGCTAGTTGGACTGGAGAACGACACGTGCGCTTCGTGTTTGTTCTCAATTCCATTTCTTCCGCTGGCGAAAAAAGGGTACTACCTGAAGCGGAAGTCTCCTCTGAGTCTCTGACCAAGCCGTTCTTTATCTCTTCCAGCACGGCACTACCAAATCCAACATCGCTTTCCCTTTCCTCGTCTCACTGCACACCTACCTCTTTCAAGTAATCAATCACTTCCCAGATCCGTGCCCAATGCGTTTTCCTCTTCCACATAAATAGTGGGGAACAATATTCAGGCATATTCGGAATGGCAGGAATTTTCAGACTAAggatcacttttctttttgaaataatctgaagatttttttaaaaaaatgatgaCTGTTTTTATGATTCTTTATAGAACGTGTTTGATTTTAGGAGCATGAAAGTGTCTCTATAGTTGGAAAGGGACACGTTTGTCCTCTAGAGATGAGTGGTTATTAACACCTCTATGGGTTCTAATATGGTTATTTACATGATGTCTCTCTTCCCAGTGCCAAAGTTAAGTTGAAATTATTTGTGTGGCTATTTATTTTTGATAGGTTTAATATACCAAATATGCGGAAGCAGATACAATTTAATGTTGGTATCAATTATTCTTGCACCCTGAGACAATTAAGCATCTCAACATTTCCTGTCATTCAAATCCAGTGGTCTCcgaatgactcacatattactttgATACCAAGCTAAAATGATCTTTGATGGCAATCTACTTTTTTGAAATGCTTATTACAACAATGTTGGTCCTCTGTAAACGTGCCAACCACCTCGGGAGTGGCCAACATCTATCTTGTTGCCCCAAAAAATCAAGGCGGTGTAGACATCCAATATATATTGGCAAAATATCGTCATTCTAAATCAATGGTTGCTTCAAGCTTCCTAATAAGGTGAGTTAAGGCATTGATATACTCAGTAATAAATAAATGGGATCCAAGGCAAGTCCATGTTAAATATGGGGGTACCACTTTTGGGTTGGTTCGATGACGAGGAGGCAACACCTTTCCTGGTTTGGAACCTTCGCTAGCAATAACAAATCACATGTTGGTTTTGTCATAGGTCATGGTTGGGAAATGCATCACCTCAGTTCCTAGTACTTATGGCTTTTTCATATACTGCATCATAAGCACGACATAATAGTAGAGGTGGTAGGTAACTTGCACCCATTTGTGGTTCTGACATGACATGATTAGAACGCCATTTGTGGCTTCTGACATGACATGATTAGAACTTAGTAGCCTGGAATAGGATCTAATGGagcagctatatgttgttaatttatagcatggaacatacaaATTTTGATGGACTTTACATGAAGATGGAAATTTCTCCATGAATTCATTGTACCATCGCTTGTGAGTACTGATGCACCTATTAACAATAAGGTGATCTAGAAGCTTAAGATTCCTTTATAGATTAATATTTTCCGTATAGCATTTATGCAGAAGATTCATCTTAACAAGGGAAAATCTTGCAAAgaaaatggggggggggggcatgacATGACGAGACAATTAAGCACATATTCTTTGACTGTAAGTAGACATGGTGTATGGCCTATAATACAGGTCGCACATAATTTGTATTCTACCCGGAGCATCCCAAACTTGTTTGGTAATTGGCCATTCGGCATATATAAAAATACGAGATCTTTTATCTTAGTAGCTGCGACAACCTTGGTTCGGGCGTTATGGTTATACAAGAATGATGTGGTTTTGACAAATAAAATATATTTTCTTCACTGCCACAGTTATTTACTTGTGTAGACATTGGCTCCGTACTTTGCCTGTACTATAGTGTTTGGAGCACATGGAGCTCTTTATGATGGCATGTACTAAGATGGAGAGGATGACTAAGAAGGTCTTTTCCAAACATGGAAGGTGTTGTCTTCGAATCTGTCTTCTTAGATTGCTTGCTATTGTTATTCTTTCTGCGTCAAATAACATTATGTGTTTTCGTTTCCAAGAATATTATGTCTTAGTACATGTTGTGTGCATCTAGTTCCTTCAAAATCAGAGTGAACATCAAGGGCCAATAAAAAAATTATTACCAGAAAATAGTATGCCTCACAAAAACACGTTGACAAAAGAGCAAGTGCAACTTACAAGTTATGACTAACTGAACAACGGAGATCAAACAGACATATCATGGAAGCGATCCGAAATAACAGTTTCAACGAGAGATAAAAATGGAAGAAATGGACCATGGAAGAAATCCATAACAACATTTCAACTACTAGAATAAAAAAATGACTTGGCTCAAAGAGCACCAGCGAGATAGAATGTCTCAACTTATTAAGGCTGGCTTTCCTGCATAGCTATGCCAAACTAAATCAAACGAGACGAGATGCACGTAGCTGGCCATGCAATGTCATTTGAGTGGGCTAACAACATTATCCACCTTATGTCCTCATCACCAATGGATATTCATACATCT
The sequence above is a segment of the Triticum dicoccoides isolate Atlit2015 ecotype Zavitan chromosome 1A, WEW_v2.0, whole genome shotgun sequence genome. Coding sequences within it:
- the LOC119363431 gene encoding glutamate--cysteine ligase B, chloroplastic; translation: MAVASRLAVARVVQPDGGAASGRRGRQGFAVVGLPAAARRGRRRGGAVAASPPTEEAAKLTEPLTKEDLVAYLASGCKPKENWRIGTEHEKFGFDVETLRPITYDQISAILNGLSERFEWDKIMEENHVIGLKQGKQNISLEPGGQFELSGAPLETLHQTCAEVNSHLYQVKAVGEELGVGFLGMGFQPKWALTDIPIMPKGRYEIMRNYMPKVGTLGLDMMFRTCTVQVNLDFSSELDMIRKFRASLALQPIATAIFANSPFKEGKPNGFLSLRSHIWTDTDNNRSGMLPFVFDDTFGFEQYVDYALDVPMYFVYRNKTYIDCTGMSFRDFMAGKLPQVPGELPTLNDWENHLTTIFPEVRLKRYMEMRGADGGPWRRLCALPAFWVGLLYDDESLQSIIDMTSDWTKEEREMLRRKVPVTGLKTPFRDGYVRDLAEDVLQLAKNGLERRGYKEVGFLREVDEVVRTGVTPAEKLLNLYETKWQRSVDPVFEELLY